The Girardinichthys multiradiatus isolate DD_20200921_A chromosome 24, DD_fGirMul_XY1, whole genome shotgun sequence genome has a window encoding:
- the LOC124861720 gene encoding kinesin heavy chain-like, protein MMDAAECGVKVMCRFRPLNEAEITRGDKYIPKFKEDDTVVITGKPYVFDRVLPPNTTQEQVYEECAKQIVKDVLGGYNGTIFAYGQTSSGKTHTMEGKLHDPQLMGIIPRIAQDIFDHIYSMDENLEFHIKVSYFEIYLDKIRDLLDVSKTNLAVHEDKNRVPYVKGCTERFVSSPEEVMDVIDEGKANRHVAVTNMNEHSSRSHSIFLINIKQENVETEKKLSGKLYLVDLAGSEKVSKTGAEGAVLDEAKNINKSLSALGNVISALAEGTKSHVPYRDSKMTRILQDSLGGNCRTTIIICCSPSVYNEAETKSTLMFGQRAKTIKNTVSVNLELTAEEWKKKYEKEKEKNKSLKNIVQRLEAELSRWRNGEDVPEEERLSSKDQKNIEQYDNTPIIDNVQPGGGDVSGEDEDIRSLYKQLDDKDDEINQHSQLAEKLKEQMLDQEELLASTRRDYDKIQEELCRLQTENELAKEEVKEVLQALEELAVNYDQKSQEVEEREQANQQLTEELQQKTTLLSMVQRELNQLEELSGLQRKRAAEVLNLLVRDLSDIGAIIGTGDIKVTSSAEAKGNGSALEEEFTVARLYISKMKSEVKSLVNRSKQLESTQADAHRKIQANEKELASCQLLISQHQAKIKSLTDYMQNMEQKKRQLEESQDALTEELAKLQAQEKRHEVSKEDLNRLDGEEDVMLQKTLEEQLESHREAHQKQLSRLRDEIKDKQKMLDELTDLNQGLLLEQERLMSDNEKLKAEEQEKDSKLQKLILLNEHREQAREDLNGLEETVARELQTLHNLRKLFVQDLTARVKKSAELDCEEGLGNIAQKQKISFLENNLDQLTKVHKQLVRDNADLRCELPKLEKRLRATAERVKALENALKEAKENAMRDRKRYQKEVDRIKEAVRAKNMARRGYSAQIAKPIRPGQHPISSPIMSTIRTGGIYTHN, encoded by the exons atgATGGATGCAGCAGAGTGCGGGGTGAAGGTGATGTGCCGCTTCAGGCCCCTGAATGAGGCCGAAATCACCAGAGGAGACAAGTACATCCCCAAGTTTAAGGAGGACGACACCGTGGTGATAACT GGGAAACCATACGTGTTCGACCGTGTGCTGCCGCCAAACACGACACAAGAGCAGGTTTACGAGGAATGTGCCAAACAGATAGTCAAAG ATGTGCTGGGTGGATACAACGGGACAATCTTCGCTTATGGGCAGACGTCTTCTGGAAAGACCCACACCATGGAG GGCAAGCTGCACGACCCGCAGCTGATGGGAATCATCCCTCGCATCGCCCAGGACATCTTCGACCACATCTACTCCATGGACGAGAACCTGGAGTTTCACATCAAG GtttcttattttgaaatctACTTGGACAAGATCAGAGACCTGCTGGATG TGTCGAAGACAAACCTTGCTGTGCATGAAGACAAGAACAGGGTTCCCTACGTGAAG GGCTGCACTGAGCGCTTCGTGTCCAGTCCTGAGGAGGTGATGGACGTCATCGACGAGGGGAAGGCCAATCGGCACGTGGCAGTGACGA ACATGAATGAGCACAGCTCCCGCAGCCACAGCATCTTCCTGATCAACATCAAGCAGGAAAACGTTGAAACGGAGAAGAAACTGTCGGGGAAGCTGTACCTGGTCGATCTGGCCGGCAGTGAGAAG GTCAGCAAGACCGGAGCTGAGGGGGCGGTGTTGGACGAGGCGAAGAACATCAACAAATCTCTCTCAGCGCTGGGGAACGTCATCTCTGCCCTGGCTGAGGGAACC AAAAGCCACGTGCCGTACAGAGACAGCAAGATGACCCGGATCCTGCAGGACTCTCTGGGAGGAAACTGCCGCACCACAATCATCATCTGTTGCTCGCCGTCCGTCTACAACGAGGCCGAGACCAAGTCCACGCTCATGTTTGGACAGAG AGCGAAGACCATCAAGAACACGGTGTCTGTGAACCTGGAGCTGACAGCTGAGGAGTGGAAGAAGAAGTACgagaaggagaaggagaagaacaAGAGCTTGAAGAACATCGTCCAGAGGCTGGAGGCTGAACTGAGCCGCTGGAGGAACG GGGAGGACGTTCCTGAGGAGGAGCGGCTGAGCTCTAAAGATCAGAAGAACATCGAGCAGTACGACAACACACCCATTATCGACAATGTGCAGCCAGGGGGAGGAGATGTTTCCGGCGAAGACGAGGACATCAGGAGTCTGTACAAACAGCTTGATGACaag GATGATGAAATCAACCAACACAGTCAACTTGCTGAGAAACTCAAAGAGCAGATGTTGGATCAGGAGGAG CTGTTGGCGTCTACGAGACGGGATTATGACAAGATCCAGGAGGAGCTGTGCCGGCTGCAGACGGAGAATGAGCTGGCCAAGGAGGAGGTGAAGGAGGTGCTCCAGGCCCTGGAGGAGCTGGCCGTCAACTACGACCAGAAGAGCCAGGAGGTGGAGGAGCGGGAGCAGGCCAACCAGCAGCTGACCgaggagctgcagcagaaaaCG ACTCTGCTGTCGATGGTGCAGCGGGAACTGAATCAACTGGAGGAACTGAGCGGTCTGCAGAGAAAGAGAGCCGCCGAGGTCCTCAACCTGCTGGTGCGAGACCTCAGTGACATCGGTGCCATAATCGGCACCGGCGACATCAAGGTGACCTCG TCTGCAGAGGCAAAGGGGAACGGCTCAGCGTTGGAGGAGGAGTTCACCGTCGCTCGGCTCTACATCAGCAAGATGAAGTCCGAGGTCAAGTCTCTGGTAAACCGCAGCAAACAGCTGGAGAGCACCCAGGCCGACGCCCACCGCAAGATCCAAGCCAATGAGAAAGAGCTGGCGTCCTGTCAGTTGCTCATCTCACAG CACCAGGCCAAGATCAAGTCTCTGACCGACTACATGCAGAACATGGAGCAGAAGAAGAGGCAGCTGGAGGAGAGTCAAGACGCTTTGACTGAAGAGCTCGCTAAACTGCAGGCTCAGG AAAAACGGCATGAGGTTTCAAAGGAGGACCTCaacagattggatggagaagaGGACGTGATG CTCCAGAAAACCCTGGAGGAGCAGCTGGAGAGCCACAGGGAGGCTCATCAGAAGCAGCTCAGCCGCCTGAGGGACGAGATCAAAGACAAGCAGAAGATGCTGGACGAGCTGACAGA TCTAAACCAGGGTCTGTTACTGGAGCAGGAGAGACTCATGTCGGACAATGAAAAACTGAAGGCTGAGGAACAGGAGAAGGATTCAAAGTTGCAGAAGCTTAT ATTGTTGAATGAACACAGAGAACAAGCCAGAGAGGACCTGAATGGGCTGGAGGAGACTGTG GCCAGAGAGCTGCAGACTCTACACAACCTTCGCAAACTCTTTGTTCAGGATCTCACAGCGCGAGTTAAGAAG AGCGCCGAGCTGGACTGTGAGGAGGGACTCGGGAACATCGCTCAGAAGCAGAAAATCTCCTTTCTAGAAAACAACTTGGACCAGCTCACCAAGGTCCACAAACAG CTGGTGCGAGACAATGCAGACCTTCGCTGTGAGCTGCCCAAACTCGAGAAGCGTCTGCGGGCCACGGCCGAGCGAGTCAAAGCTCTGGAGAATGCCCTGAAGGAGGCCAAGGAGAATGCCATGAGGGACCGCAAGCGCTACCAGAAAGAGGTGGACCGCATTAAAGAGGCAGTCCGAGCAAAGAACATGGCCAGGAGGGGGTATTCTGCACAGATCG CGAAGCCCATCAGGCCGGGCCAGCATCCAATATCGTCCCCCATCATGAGCACCATTAGAACCGGAGGAATCTACACTCACAACTGA